A genome region from Glutamicibacter arilaitensis Re117 includes the following:
- a CDS encoding MFS transporter, producing MSLTPTRKAKPPIPQEIRVLLVAAFIIALGFGLIAPILPQYAVSFNVGNAAATIIVSIFAFTRLIFAPVAGVLVGKLGEPKIYVTGVLLVAVSTLLCAVVQDYTQLLIARGLGGFGSTMFTISAMALIARLAPDKSRGRISGLYAGSFLLGNVFGPVLGTLLAPLGMRIPFLIYGTALVIAAGVVYMALGRRRDLDSDAANPRTKHSDIEVVTTREALASPAYRAALFSGFSYGWLAFGVRNSMIPLFALAVFGQSMGATAAGISMTAFAIGNGCALVFSGRLTDSIGRKLPVIVGMSVLLLSIGAMGYSTSLVGFVVFSVLAGLGGGLLGPAQQATVADVIGSGRNGGKALAGFQMCTDLGSIIGPLFAGAMADLISFQLAFNISAIVGLVGVIAWLLVPKTIKPVTVND from the coding sequence ATGTCATTGACACCTACCCGCAAAGCTAAGCCACCGATCCCCCAAGAGATTCGAGTGCTGCTTGTTGCGGCATTCATTATCGCGCTTGGCTTCGGGTTGATTGCCCCGATCTTGCCGCAGTACGCGGTGAGCTTCAACGTGGGCAATGCTGCAGCGACAATCATTGTCAGTATCTTTGCCTTTACCCGCCTGATCTTTGCGCCCGTTGCGGGAGTGCTTGTTGGGAAACTCGGCGAACCAAAGATCTATGTCACCGGTGTGCTTTTGGTGGCCGTCTCCACCTTGCTCTGTGCGGTAGTACAGGATTACACGCAATTATTGATTGCCCGTGGCCTTGGTGGCTTTGGTTCCACCATGTTCACCATTTCGGCTATGGCACTCATTGCCCGGTTGGCTCCGGATAAGTCACGCGGACGTATCTCTGGCCTCTATGCAGGCTCATTCTTGCTAGGCAACGTCTTTGGCCCAGTATTGGGTACCTTGTTGGCACCTTTGGGAATGCGTATCCCTTTCCTCATTTATGGCACGGCGTTGGTCATTGCAGCCGGCGTGGTCTACATGGCACTGGGAAGACGCCGTGACCTGGATTCGGACGCTGCTAATCCACGAACCAAACATTCTGACATTGAGGTAGTCACCACCCGTGAGGCGCTAGCCTCCCCCGCGTACCGTGCTGCGTTATTCTCTGGATTCAGCTACGGCTGGTTAGCCTTTGGTGTCCGTAATAGCATGATCCCGCTCTTTGCCCTGGCAGTCTTTGGCCAATCCATGGGCGCGACTGCAGCCGGCATTTCGATGACTGCCTTTGCCATTGGCAACGGTTGCGCTTTGGTGTTCTCCGGACGTTTGACGGACAGTATCGGACGCAAGCTTCCGGTGATCGTAGGCATGAGCGTCTTGCTGCTATCCATTGGCGCTATGGGATATTCGACTTCCTTAGTCGGATTCGTGGTTTTCTCAGTCTTGGCAGGTTTGGGTGGCGGGCTACTTGGACCAGCACAGCAGGCAACCGTTGCTGACGTCATTGGCTCAGGCCGTAACGGCGGCAAGGCACTTGCCGGGTTCCAAATGTGCACCGACCTTGGGTCCATCATTGGTCCACTATTTGCAGGCGCGATGGCTGACCTCATTAGTTTCCAGCTAGCCTTCAACATTTCTGCAATTGTTGGTTTGGTAGGCGTTATCGCCTGGCTGCTGGTTCCTAAGACCATCAAACCAGTCACCGTGAATGACTAA